A stretch of Camelus bactrianus isolate YW-2024 breed Bactrian camel chromosome 26, ASM4877302v1, whole genome shotgun sequence DNA encodes these proteins:
- the NKX6-3 gene encoding homeobox protein Nkx-6.3 isoform X2 has product MKAPVCQYSMQNSFYKLSPPGLGPQLPAGTPHGITDILSRPVATPNSSLLSGYPHVAGFGGLGSQGVYYGPQVGNFSKAGSEYPTRTRNCWADTGQNWRGGRQCGNTPDPLSDSVHKKKHTRPTFTGHQIFALEKTFEQTKYLAGPERARLAYSLGMTESQVKQAGGGSHYSAEPSCSRSLAGVVPEPEDQVAEEERPGALVLHPAGPGRRGRGPHGLGERGRRVQQAAGSRLGRREDPAAAPQAPRRLLGAQPGGARRLTPAARPPASAASRSPAGR; this is encoded by the exons ATGAAGGCCCCTGTGTGCCAGTACTCCATGCAGAACTCCTTCTACAAGCTCAGCCCCCCAGGGCTGGGCCCCCAGCTGCCCGCCGGGACCCCCCACGGGATCACGGACATCCTCAGCAGGCCCGTGGCCACGCCAAACAGCAGCCTCCTCTCCGGCTACCCCCACGTGGCAGGCTTTGGTGGACTCGGCTCCCAGGGGGTCTACTACGGCCCCCAGGTGGGGAATTTCTCCAAGGCGGGGAGTGAGTACCCCACCCGGACCCGGAACTGCTGGGCGGACACGGGCCAGAACTGGCGAGGCGGGCGGCAGTGCGGCAACA CCCCAGACCCCCTGAGCGACAGCGTCCACAAGAAAAAGCACACCCGGCCCACCTTCACGGGACACCAGATCTTTGCCCTGGAGAAGACCTTTGAGCAGACCAAGTACTTGGCTGGCCCTGAGAGGGCACGACTGGCATACTCGCTGGGGATGACCGAGTCGCAGGTCAAG CAAGCTGGAGGTGGGTCTCATTACTCAGCCGAACCCTCTTGCTCCAGATCACTGGCTG GTGTGGTTCCAGAACCGGAGGACCAAGTGGCGGAAGAAGAGCGCCCTGGAGCCCTCGTCCTCCACCCCGCGGGGCCCGGGCGGCGCGGGCGGGGACCGCACGGCCTCGGAGAACGAGGACGACGAGTACAACAAGCCGCTGGATCCCGACTCGGACGACGAGAAGATCCGGCTGCTGCTCCGCAAGCACCGCGCCGCCTTCTCGGTGCTCAGCCTGGGGGCGCACGGCGTCTGACCCCggctgcccgcccgcccgcctccGCAGCCTCGCGGTCCCCCGCAGGGCGCTAA
- the NKX6-3 gene encoding homeobox protein Nkx-6.3 isoform X1, translating into MESNLQGPFLLNNAPLAQFSEMKAPVCQYSMQNSFYKLSPPGLGPQLPAGTPHGITDILSRPVATPNSSLLSGYPHVAGFGGLGSQGVYYGPQVGNFSKAGSEYPTRTRNCWADTGQNWRGGRQCGNTPDPLSDSVHKKKHTRPTFTGHQIFALEKTFEQTKYLAGPERARLAYSLGMTESQVKQAGGGSHYSAEPSCSRSLAGVVPEPEDQVAEEERPGALVLHPAGPGRRGRGPHGLGERGRRVQQAAGSRLGRREDPAAAPQAPRRLLGAQPGGARRLTPAARPPASAASRSPAGR; encoded by the exons ATGGAGTCCAACCTGCAGGGCCCGTTCCTGCTCAACAATGCGCCGCTGGCTCAGTTCTCGGAGATGAAGGCCCCTGTGTGCCAGTACTCCATGCAGAACTCCTTCTACAAGCTCAGCCCCCCAGGGCTGGGCCCCCAGCTGCCCGCCGGGACCCCCCACGGGATCACGGACATCCTCAGCAGGCCCGTGGCCACGCCAAACAGCAGCCTCCTCTCCGGCTACCCCCACGTGGCAGGCTTTGGTGGACTCGGCTCCCAGGGGGTCTACTACGGCCCCCAGGTGGGGAATTTCTCCAAGGCGGGGAGTGAGTACCCCACCCGGACCCGGAACTGCTGGGCGGACACGGGCCAGAACTGGCGAGGCGGGCGGCAGTGCGGCAACA CCCCAGACCCCCTGAGCGACAGCGTCCACAAGAAAAAGCACACCCGGCCCACCTTCACGGGACACCAGATCTTTGCCCTGGAGAAGACCTTTGAGCAGACCAAGTACTTGGCTGGCCCTGAGAGGGCACGACTGGCATACTCGCTGGGGATGACCGAGTCGCAGGTCAAG CAAGCTGGAGGTGGGTCTCATTACTCAGCCGAACCCTCTTGCTCCAGATCACTGGCTG GTGTGGTTCCAGAACCGGAGGACCAAGTGGCGGAAGAAGAGCGCCCTGGAGCCCTCGTCCTCCACCCCGCGGGGCCCGGGCGGCGCGGGCGGGGACCGCACGGCCTCGGAGAACGAGGACGACGAGTACAACAAGCCGCTGGATCCCGACTCGGACGACGAGAAGATCCGGCTGCTGCTCCGCAAGCACCGCGCCGCCTTCTCGGTGCTCAGCCTGGGGGCGCACGGCGTCTGACCCCggctgcccgcccgcccgcctccGCAGCCTCGCGGTCCCCCGCAGGGCGCTAA
- the NKX6-3 gene encoding homeobox protein Nkx-6.3 isoform X4, with protein MESNLQGPFLLNNAPLAQFSEMKAPVCQYSMQNSFYKLSPPGLGPQLPAGTPHGITDILSRPVATPNSSLLSGYPHVAGFGGLGSQGVYYGPQVGNFSKAGSEYPTRTRNCWADTGQNWRGGRQCGNTPDPLSDSVHKKKHTRPTFTGHQIFALEKTFEQTKYLAGPERARLAYSLGMTESQVKNRRTKWRKKSALEPSSSTPRGPGGAGGDRTASENEDDEYNKPLDPDSDDEKIRLLLRKHRAAFSVLSLGAHGV; from the exons ATGGAGTCCAACCTGCAGGGCCCGTTCCTGCTCAACAATGCGCCGCTGGCTCAGTTCTCGGAGATGAAGGCCCCTGTGTGCCAGTACTCCATGCAGAACTCCTTCTACAAGCTCAGCCCCCCAGGGCTGGGCCCCCAGCTGCCCGCCGGGACCCCCCACGGGATCACGGACATCCTCAGCAGGCCCGTGGCCACGCCAAACAGCAGCCTCCTCTCCGGCTACCCCCACGTGGCAGGCTTTGGTGGACTCGGCTCCCAGGGGGTCTACTACGGCCCCCAGGTGGGGAATTTCTCCAAGGCGGGGAGTGAGTACCCCACCCGGACCCGGAACTGCTGGGCGGACACGGGCCAGAACTGGCGAGGCGGGCGGCAGTGCGGCAACA CCCCAGACCCCCTGAGCGACAGCGTCCACAAGAAAAAGCACACCCGGCCCACCTTCACGGGACACCAGATCTTTGCCCTGGAGAAGACCTTTGAGCAGACCAAGTACTTGGCTGGCCCTGAGAGGGCACGACTGGCATACTCGCTGGGGATGACCGAGTCGCAGGTCAAG AACCGGAGGACCAAGTGGCGGAAGAAGAGCGCCCTGGAGCCCTCGTCCTCCACCCCGCGGGGCCCGGGCGGCGCGGGCGGGGACCGCACGGCCTCGGAGAACGAGGACGACGAGTACAACAAGCCGCTGGATCCCGACTCGGACGACGAGAAGATCCGGCTGCTGCTCCGCAAGCACCGCGCCGCCTTCTCGGTGCTCAGCCTGGGGGCGCACGGCGTCTGA
- the NKX6-3 gene encoding homeobox protein Nkx-6.3 isoform X3, with translation MESNLQGPFLLNNAPLAQFSEMKAPVCQYSMQNSFYKLSPPGLGPQLPAGTPHGITDILSRPVATPNSSLLSGYPHVAGFGGLGSQGVYYGPQVGNFSKAGSEYPTRTRNCWADTGQNWRGGRQCGNTPDPLSDSVHKKKHTRPTFTGHQIFALEKTFEQTKYLAGPERARLAYSLGMTESQVKVWFQNRRTKWRKKSALEPSSSTPRGPGGAGGDRTASENEDDEYNKPLDPDSDDEKIRLLLRKHRAAFSVLSLGAHGV, from the exons ATGGAGTCCAACCTGCAGGGCCCGTTCCTGCTCAACAATGCGCCGCTGGCTCAGTTCTCGGAGATGAAGGCCCCTGTGTGCCAGTACTCCATGCAGAACTCCTTCTACAAGCTCAGCCCCCCAGGGCTGGGCCCCCAGCTGCCCGCCGGGACCCCCCACGGGATCACGGACATCCTCAGCAGGCCCGTGGCCACGCCAAACAGCAGCCTCCTCTCCGGCTACCCCCACGTGGCAGGCTTTGGTGGACTCGGCTCCCAGGGGGTCTACTACGGCCCCCAGGTGGGGAATTTCTCCAAGGCGGGGAGTGAGTACCCCACCCGGACCCGGAACTGCTGGGCGGACACGGGCCAGAACTGGCGAGGCGGGCGGCAGTGCGGCAACA CCCCAGACCCCCTGAGCGACAGCGTCCACAAGAAAAAGCACACCCGGCCCACCTTCACGGGACACCAGATCTTTGCCCTGGAGAAGACCTTTGAGCAGACCAAGTACTTGGCTGGCCCTGAGAGGGCACGACTGGCATACTCGCTGGGGATGACCGAGTCGCAGGTCAAG GTGTGGTTCCAGAACCGGAGGACCAAGTGGCGGAAGAAGAGCGCCCTGGAGCCCTCGTCCTCCACCCCGCGGGGCCCGGGCGGCGCGGGCGGGGACCGCACGGCCTCGGAGAACGAGGACGACGAGTACAACAAGCCGCTGGATCCCGACTCGGACGACGAGAAGATCCGGCTGCTGCTCCGCAAGCACCGCGCCGCCTTCTCGGTGCTCAGCCTGGGGGCGCACGGCGTCTGA